The following are from one region of the Andrena cerasifolii isolate SP2316 chromosome 1, iyAndCera1_principal, whole genome shotgun sequence genome:
- the LOC143377212 gene encoding uncharacterized protein LOC143377212 isoform X2 has translation MSINVTVNGNPISIKRGRMVLSDLDQIKKNERDRRRRLRLEQVRQQSKEISDRLLERAKNIAKEELKKFKNSDKQNLRDIYNEKIMDVQQKYQEDMADIGEAHICATLEPDYNAVVQEKEKRNKLAALRRAKQPMKDVINSQDMAQQLHRERLHQVRGLEKHRSTMVAELHQNTMRGKNVIREDIDEGNEQHKPAKKRIKKIMVRKSPGKVTKSYIKVVASDLKTCSPVLRPKSRASHVQSSVPKTQCVVDSVAAPSTSGTTATTKNTERIVDIHEPEHDDKNSRKAATISNDTPIETDRISRYNPEDYVQPSSDSTATNNGNSSNSFSDDSSYFSDNSEQSRTSKCTRISKHVTCPASSKVQLYDHSKHQRNMYEKPVGVVEKIHLWNEPSAIDLAQEIGQPQATETHLAENRKFNAQKRGENALLREKVRRDYQAFVQNLSHLASEERKLKASQIEHYPKDVHMQEEQRRILRDEHKKKLNRAMKTLLNDECLQQCKSYPMEKQITLTPRDNNKSDEMRVSWDVPCSSHEYTETSKNSQNKCKETEVSRDEQILSMLQKVEKQRQLLLKEFGANLPNDIFNATVKPLFEKEKSSQAQSITPQKTDTQKSSSPEIRVINSSCHCENTRNNEMAEKDNSAIGKVETAVQTTTECQYNVAEDKSIQVELIQEKESDFHPTNNATKATTTHYPIEPIVTVITAKADSSESTSSVATNRVTDNDKQDSKVTSKKEHDGKTLRQIPSKKFQKSCAMRVSKTASFTKKFSKSLRKARYSSVKKGPSGTADVPSKRIKIYVNNNGCNIKVNPPETADIAVDVSTQSSRVYLTGTQEQSTSKVHCAQSELKRIKTKDISDSSTSFASPPPMKPKDIFEVLNNNISVLEMLDSSANETMKFLKRDVSPVSTPNTPSPRTMKMPSNVPHLNKINKMLKFASTEKQINDNNTPSSAKSGYTTSTDTSDYQQKRPLVSLGFCLCKNPECKLMHAQFNNIQNYALKNCPQILQKYEDLQNMCAERIVSLTNLIEKVRNDQKGMELSGISADDESSLIQLPPPKLMANDLQSIRDLVENIEAIHNQLAATLIESQKIIKNNAIVQEETHQTKEMKVITLTSGNASKNAVHSIDSKAKVPPKTRTKPRIISEESVNIQLDAFKIQHRPQTLLSVPAERDFRHSSKIHDEKVIEMISKEILEQSKSFSNNATETKESDKPMVNRVIQTSTDTNDSKPESSLKTQRSGITTEKRSNKEFKKTEDFVPLLADIPKTSRPTENAMFYNGRSKPPVSLLSGPYRAEIESSGHELSTIIEFDTPDTLNKSQNNVKSPSSIKKIAETQITKPAGRKDQSEHDAPLNTQGEHFEKLCTPSISKPCSVGSTQKVEVIVPCSDLSKPSGSTDSRNLMKHKGDKKTNVTPETSNKKLQCDTVNQPCLCQTEELQSIAPVIISPNKEDKNSKDNVTSTSSNSFSGLSGVSQIASTPSSDIFKYASSPEEMEIALKKLGLGWAITTLKKTREASALSSSSNSDDRTPINTGKRIISPGKKQFDSNYGLPDFSDVSSISIKEASKSTEQAVLLKGRTSTPKLENSKSISARINSRNTNVSENDQEPSDSLVIPNMSLYKRGQNISRN, from the exons ATGTCTATTAATGTTACTGTCAATGGAAATCCCATAAGCATTAAACGAGGAAGAATGGTATTGTCCGATTTAGATCaaattaagaaaaatgaaagggaTCGGCGTCGAAGGTTACGCTTGGAACAG GTGCGACAACAATCAAAAGAAATATCAGATAGGCTTTTGGAGCGAGCTAAGAATATAGCGAAGGAGGaacttaagaaatttaagaacaGTGATAAGCAAAATTTGAGAGACATATATAATGAAAAAATCATGGACGTTCAACAAAAATATCAAGAAGATATGGCGGATATTGGCGAAGCTCATATATGTGCAACGTTGGAACCCGATTATAACGCAGTAGttcaggaaaaagaaaaaagaaataaattggcgGCCTTGAGAAGAGCAAAGCAACCAATGAAAGACGTTATTAATTCGCAA GACATGGCGCAGCAACTGCATCGAGAACGATTGCATCAAGTAAGAGGCTTAGAGAAGCACAGGTCTACAATGGTCGCAGAACTTCATCAGAATACAATGCGAGGAAAGAATGTCATAAGAGAAGATATCGATGAAGGGAATGAACAACATAAACCTGCCAAgaaaaggataaaaaaaatcatggttaGAAAGTCACCGGGAAAAGTTACAAAATCGTATATAAAG GTTGTTGCCAGCGATTTGAAAACATGCTCCCCAGTTTTAAGACCAAAATCAAGAGCCTCACATGTTCAGTCTTCAGTTCCAAAAACACAATGTGTTGTTGATTCAGTCGCAGCGCCGTCAACATCAGGAACCACAGCTACTACGAAAAATACTGAACGAATTGTAGATATACACGAACCTGAACACGATGACAAAAATTCTAGGAAAGCAGCAACGATTTCAAATGACACTCCAATAGAAACTGACAGAATATCAAG GTATAATCCTGAGGATTATGTGCAACCATCTTCAGATTCAACTGCCACCAATAATGGGAATAGTTCTAACTCGTTTAGTGATGATTCGTCATATTTTTCTGATAATAGTGAACAATCAAGAACATCAAAGTGCACGAGAATATCGAAACATGTTACTTGCCCAGCAAGTAGTAAAGTGCAACTGTACGATCATAGTAAACATCAAAGAAACATGTATGAGAAACCAGTTGGtgtagttgagaaaatacatctATGGAATGAG CCAAGTGCAATAGACTTAGCACAAGAAATTGGCCAACCACAAGCAACTGAAACACATTTAGCAGAAAATCGTAAATTCAATGCCCAAAAACGCGGCGAAAACGCATTGCTACGGGAAAAAGTACGTCGTGATTATCAAGCATTCGTGCAGAATTTAAGTCACCTTGCATCCGAGGAGCGAAAATTGAAAGCTAGCCAAATTGAACACTACCCG AAAGATGTACATATGCAAGAAGAACAAAGAAGGATATTAAGAGacgaacataaaaagaaactgaaTCGTGCAATGAAGACTTTATTAAATGATGAATGTTTACAACAATGCAAATCGTATCCTATGGAAAAACAAATTACTCTTACGCCTagagataataataaaagtgaCGAGATGCGTGTCTCTTGGGATGTACCATGTTCTTCCCACGAATATACAGAAActagtaaaaattcacaaaataaatGTAAAGAGACTGAAGTTTCACGCGACGAGCAAATACTGAGTATGTTACAAAAGGTTGAAAAGCAAAGGCAGttattattaaaagaatttggaGCAAACCTGCCAAATGATATTTTCAACGCAACTGTAAAGCCTTTATTTGAAAAAGAGAAATCAAGTCAAGCGCAATCAATTACGCCGCAGAAGACGGATACTCAAAAGTCTTCGTCGCCTGAAATTAGAGTGATAAATTCATCTTGTCATTGCGAAAATACTCGAAACAACGAAATGGCAGAGAAAGATAACTCAGCCATTGGCAAAGTAGAAACTGCTGTGCAAACTACAACAGAATGTCAATATAATGTAGCTGAAGATAAAAGCATACAAGTAGAGTTAATACAGGAAAAAGAAAGTGATTTTCATCCTACTAACAATGCAACTAAAGCGACTACTACGCATTACCCAATTGAACCAATAGTCACAGTTATTACAGCTAAAGCAGATAGTAGCGAATCAACAAGTTCTGTAGCGACAAATAGAGTTACTGATAATGACAAGCAAGATTCAAAGGTAACATCGAAAAAGGAGCACGATGGAAAAACATTACGTCAGATTCCATCGAAAAAGTTTCAAAAGTCATGTGCAATGCGAGTAAGCAAAACTGCATCATTTAcaaagaaattttcgaaaagttTACGAAAAGCACGTTACAGTAGTGTGAAGAAAGGGCCCAGCGGTACAGCAGATGTGCCtagtaaaagaattaaaatatatgTCAATAACAACGGGTGCAATATTAAAGTTAATCCGCCTGAAACTGCAGACATAGCTGTAGATGTAAGTACGCAAAGTTCACGAGTATATTTAACAGGCACCCAAGAGCAGTCTACAAGTAAAGTACATTGCGCGCAGTCAgaattaaaacgaattaaaacaaaagacaTTTCAGATTCTTCCACATCTTTTGCCAGTCCACCGCCAATGAAACCTAAAGATATATTTGAAGTTTTAAACAATAACATTTCTGTTCTCGAAATGTTAGATTCTTCAGCAAATGAAACTATGAAATTCTTGAAAAGGGACGTAAGTCCTGTATCAACACCGAACACTCCTTCACCACGTACTATGAAGATGCCTTCAAACGTGCCTCAtctcaataaaattaataaaatgcttAAATTCGCATCTACAGAGAAGcaaataaatgataataatacgCCCTCGTCTGCGAAAAGTGGGTATACAACATCGACCGATACGTCTGATTATCAACAGAAGCGACCATTAGTTTCGCTAGGGTTCTGCTTATGTAAGAATCCAGAATGTAAACTAATGCATGCACAATTTAACAATATCCAAAATTACGCATTAAAGAATTGCCctcaaatattgcaaaaatatgAAGATCTGCAAAACATGTGTGCCGAAAGAATAGTTTCTTTAACAAATCTTATTGAAAAAGTTCGAAATGATCAAAAAg GTATGGAACTCTCTGGAATTAGTGCAGATGATGAATCTAGTTTAATACAATTACCTCCGCCGAAACTAATGGCTAATGATCTGCAAAGTATCCGCGACCTTGTAGAAAATATAGAGGCAATTCATAATCAGCTTGCAGCAACACTTATTGAATCGcaaaaaattattaagaatAACGCAATTGTCCAAGAGGAAACTCATCAGACTAAAGAAATGAAGGTAATAACTCTAACGAGTGGAAATGCTTCTAAAAATGCAGTGCACTCTATCGATTCAAAAGCAAAAGTACCACCGAAAACCAGAACTAAACCAAGAATCATAAGTGAAGAAAGCGTCAACATACAGCTCGATGCATTTAAAATACAGCATAGACCTCAAACGTTACTGTCTGTACCGGCAGAACGTGATTTTAGGCACTCTTCGAAAATTCACGATGAAAAGGTGATAGAAATGATATCAAAAGAAATTTTAGAACAAAGCAAAAGTTTTAGTAATAATGCAACTGAGACGAAAGAAAGTGATAAACCTATGGTAAATCGTGTAATTCAGACGTCCACAGACACTAATGATTCTAAACCTGAATCTTCTTTAAAAACACAAAGAAGTGGTATTACTACAGAAAAACGTTCCAATAAAGAG tttaaaaaaactgaAGATTTTGTTCCGTTACTCGCTGATATCCCAAAAACATCAAGACCGACAGAGAATGCTATGTTTTACAATGGGAGAAGTAAACCACCGGTGAGCTTACTTAGCGGACCGTATAG AGCTGAGATTGAATCATCAGGTCATGAATTATCAACAATAATTGAATTTGATACACCAGACACTCTAAACAAAAGTCAGAACAATGTCAAAAGTCCAtcgtcaataaaaaaaattgcagagaCACAAATAACTAAACCTGCTGGTCGAAAGGATCAATCAGAACATGATGCTCCGCTTAATACACAAGgcgaacattttgaaaaattgtgtaCTCCTTCGATTTCAAAACCATGTTCAGTGGGTTCAACACAAAAAGTGGAAGTGATTGTACCATGTTCTGACTTGTCAAAGCCGTCTGGAAGCACAGATAGCCGAAATTTAATGAAACACAAAGGCGACAAGAAAACGAATGTTACTCCAGAAACaagtaataaaaaattacagtgCGATACAGTAAATCAACCGTGTCTCTGTCAGACAGAAGAATTGCAATCGATTGCTCCTGTAATTATCAGTCCAAACAAAGAAGACAAAAACAGCAAAGACAACGTAACGTCGACAAGTTCAAATAGTTTTTCTGGATTATCTGGAGTCTCTCAAATAGCAAGTACGCCATCATCTgacatatttaaatatgcatCGTCTCcagaagaaatggaaatagcGCTTAAGAAACTTGGTTTAGGCTGGGCAATaacaacgttaaaaaaaacgcgCGAAGCAAGTGCTTTAAGTTCATCGTCGAATTCCGATGACCGAACACCAATAAATACTGGTAAAAGAATAATATCGCCAGGCAAAAAGCAATTTGATAGCAATTACGGTTTGCCAGACTTCAGTGATGTATCTTCAATTTCCATCAAGGAAGCTAGTAAAAGTACTGAGCAAGCAGTACTGCTAAAAGGGAGAACTTCTACGCCAAAACTGGAAAATTCTAAATCCATCAGTGCGAGGATAAATTCTCGTAACACGAACGTTTCTGAAAATGATCAAGAACCCAGTGATAGTTTGGTAATTCCTAATATGTCCCTATACAAAAGGGGGCAAAATATATCAAGAAACTAG
- the LOC143377212 gene encoding uncharacterized protein LOC143377212 isoform X1 gives MSINVTVNGNPISIKRGRMVLSDLDQIKKNERDRRRRLRLEQVRQQSKEISDRLLERAKNIAKEELKKFKNSDKQNLRDIYNEKIMDVQQKYQEDMADIGEAHICATLEPDYNAVVQEKEKRNKLAALRRAKQPMKDVINSQKDMAQQLHRERLHQVRGLEKHRSTMVAELHQNTMRGKNVIREDIDEGNEQHKPAKKRIKKIMVRKSPGKVTKSYIKVVASDLKTCSPVLRPKSRASHVQSSVPKTQCVVDSVAAPSTSGTTATTKNTERIVDIHEPEHDDKNSRKAATISNDTPIETDRISRYNPEDYVQPSSDSTATNNGNSSNSFSDDSSYFSDNSEQSRTSKCTRISKHVTCPASSKVQLYDHSKHQRNMYEKPVGVVEKIHLWNEPSAIDLAQEIGQPQATETHLAENRKFNAQKRGENALLREKVRRDYQAFVQNLSHLASEERKLKASQIEHYPKDVHMQEEQRRILRDEHKKKLNRAMKTLLNDECLQQCKSYPMEKQITLTPRDNNKSDEMRVSWDVPCSSHEYTETSKNSQNKCKETEVSRDEQILSMLQKVEKQRQLLLKEFGANLPNDIFNATVKPLFEKEKSSQAQSITPQKTDTQKSSSPEIRVINSSCHCENTRNNEMAEKDNSAIGKVETAVQTTTECQYNVAEDKSIQVELIQEKESDFHPTNNATKATTTHYPIEPIVTVITAKADSSESTSSVATNRVTDNDKQDSKVTSKKEHDGKTLRQIPSKKFQKSCAMRVSKTASFTKKFSKSLRKARYSSVKKGPSGTADVPSKRIKIYVNNNGCNIKVNPPETADIAVDVSTQSSRVYLTGTQEQSTSKVHCAQSELKRIKTKDISDSSTSFASPPPMKPKDIFEVLNNNISVLEMLDSSANETMKFLKRDVSPVSTPNTPSPRTMKMPSNVPHLNKINKMLKFASTEKQINDNNTPSSAKSGYTTSTDTSDYQQKRPLVSLGFCLCKNPECKLMHAQFNNIQNYALKNCPQILQKYEDLQNMCAERIVSLTNLIEKVRNDQKGMELSGISADDESSLIQLPPPKLMANDLQSIRDLVENIEAIHNQLAATLIESQKIIKNNAIVQEETHQTKEMKVITLTSGNASKNAVHSIDSKAKVPPKTRTKPRIISEESVNIQLDAFKIQHRPQTLLSVPAERDFRHSSKIHDEKVIEMISKEILEQSKSFSNNATETKESDKPMVNRVIQTSTDTNDSKPESSLKTQRSGITTEKRSNKEFKKTEDFVPLLADIPKTSRPTENAMFYNGRSKPPVSLLSGPYRAEIESSGHELSTIIEFDTPDTLNKSQNNVKSPSSIKKIAETQITKPAGRKDQSEHDAPLNTQGEHFEKLCTPSISKPCSVGSTQKVEVIVPCSDLSKPSGSTDSRNLMKHKGDKKTNVTPETSNKKLQCDTVNQPCLCQTEELQSIAPVIISPNKEDKNSKDNVTSTSSNSFSGLSGVSQIASTPSSDIFKYASSPEEMEIALKKLGLGWAITTLKKTREASALSSSSNSDDRTPINTGKRIISPGKKQFDSNYGLPDFSDVSSISIKEASKSTEQAVLLKGRTSTPKLENSKSISARINSRNTNVSENDQEPSDSLVIPNMSLYKRGQNISRN, from the exons ATGTCTATTAATGTTACTGTCAATGGAAATCCCATAAGCATTAAACGAGGAAGAATGGTATTGTCCGATTTAGATCaaattaagaaaaatgaaagggaTCGGCGTCGAAGGTTACGCTTGGAACAG GTGCGACAACAATCAAAAGAAATATCAGATAGGCTTTTGGAGCGAGCTAAGAATATAGCGAAGGAGGaacttaagaaatttaagaacaGTGATAAGCAAAATTTGAGAGACATATATAATGAAAAAATCATGGACGTTCAACAAAAATATCAAGAAGATATGGCGGATATTGGCGAAGCTCATATATGTGCAACGTTGGAACCCGATTATAACGCAGTAGttcaggaaaaagaaaaaagaaataaattggcgGCCTTGAGAAGAGCAAAGCAACCAATGAAAGACGTTATTAATTCGCAA AAGGACATGGCGCAGCAACTGCATCGAGAACGATTGCATCAAGTAAGAGGCTTAGAGAAGCACAGGTCTACAATGGTCGCAGAACTTCATCAGAATACAATGCGAGGAAAGAATGTCATAAGAGAAGATATCGATGAAGGGAATGAACAACATAAACCTGCCAAgaaaaggataaaaaaaatcatggttaGAAAGTCACCGGGAAAAGTTACAAAATCGTATATAAAG GTTGTTGCCAGCGATTTGAAAACATGCTCCCCAGTTTTAAGACCAAAATCAAGAGCCTCACATGTTCAGTCTTCAGTTCCAAAAACACAATGTGTTGTTGATTCAGTCGCAGCGCCGTCAACATCAGGAACCACAGCTACTACGAAAAATACTGAACGAATTGTAGATATACACGAACCTGAACACGATGACAAAAATTCTAGGAAAGCAGCAACGATTTCAAATGACACTCCAATAGAAACTGACAGAATATCAAG GTATAATCCTGAGGATTATGTGCAACCATCTTCAGATTCAACTGCCACCAATAATGGGAATAGTTCTAACTCGTTTAGTGATGATTCGTCATATTTTTCTGATAATAGTGAACAATCAAGAACATCAAAGTGCACGAGAATATCGAAACATGTTACTTGCCCAGCAAGTAGTAAAGTGCAACTGTACGATCATAGTAAACATCAAAGAAACATGTATGAGAAACCAGTTGGtgtagttgagaaaatacatctATGGAATGAG CCAAGTGCAATAGACTTAGCACAAGAAATTGGCCAACCACAAGCAACTGAAACACATTTAGCAGAAAATCGTAAATTCAATGCCCAAAAACGCGGCGAAAACGCATTGCTACGGGAAAAAGTACGTCGTGATTATCAAGCATTCGTGCAGAATTTAAGTCACCTTGCATCCGAGGAGCGAAAATTGAAAGCTAGCCAAATTGAACACTACCCG AAAGATGTACATATGCAAGAAGAACAAAGAAGGATATTAAGAGacgaacataaaaagaaactgaaTCGTGCAATGAAGACTTTATTAAATGATGAATGTTTACAACAATGCAAATCGTATCCTATGGAAAAACAAATTACTCTTACGCCTagagataataataaaagtgaCGAGATGCGTGTCTCTTGGGATGTACCATGTTCTTCCCACGAATATACAGAAActagtaaaaattcacaaaataaatGTAAAGAGACTGAAGTTTCACGCGACGAGCAAATACTGAGTATGTTACAAAAGGTTGAAAAGCAAAGGCAGttattattaaaagaatttggaGCAAACCTGCCAAATGATATTTTCAACGCAACTGTAAAGCCTTTATTTGAAAAAGAGAAATCAAGTCAAGCGCAATCAATTACGCCGCAGAAGACGGATACTCAAAAGTCTTCGTCGCCTGAAATTAGAGTGATAAATTCATCTTGTCATTGCGAAAATACTCGAAACAACGAAATGGCAGAGAAAGATAACTCAGCCATTGGCAAAGTAGAAACTGCTGTGCAAACTACAACAGAATGTCAATATAATGTAGCTGAAGATAAAAGCATACAAGTAGAGTTAATACAGGAAAAAGAAAGTGATTTTCATCCTACTAACAATGCAACTAAAGCGACTACTACGCATTACCCAATTGAACCAATAGTCACAGTTATTACAGCTAAAGCAGATAGTAGCGAATCAACAAGTTCTGTAGCGACAAATAGAGTTACTGATAATGACAAGCAAGATTCAAAGGTAACATCGAAAAAGGAGCACGATGGAAAAACATTACGTCAGATTCCATCGAAAAAGTTTCAAAAGTCATGTGCAATGCGAGTAAGCAAAACTGCATCATTTAcaaagaaattttcgaaaagttTACGAAAAGCACGTTACAGTAGTGTGAAGAAAGGGCCCAGCGGTACAGCAGATGTGCCtagtaaaagaattaaaatatatgTCAATAACAACGGGTGCAATATTAAAGTTAATCCGCCTGAAACTGCAGACATAGCTGTAGATGTAAGTACGCAAAGTTCACGAGTATATTTAACAGGCACCCAAGAGCAGTCTACAAGTAAAGTACATTGCGCGCAGTCAgaattaaaacgaattaaaacaaaagacaTTTCAGATTCTTCCACATCTTTTGCCAGTCCACCGCCAATGAAACCTAAAGATATATTTGAAGTTTTAAACAATAACATTTCTGTTCTCGAAATGTTAGATTCTTCAGCAAATGAAACTATGAAATTCTTGAAAAGGGACGTAAGTCCTGTATCAACACCGAACACTCCTTCACCACGTACTATGAAGATGCCTTCAAACGTGCCTCAtctcaataaaattaataaaatgcttAAATTCGCATCTACAGAGAAGcaaataaatgataataatacgCCCTCGTCTGCGAAAAGTGGGTATACAACATCGACCGATACGTCTGATTATCAACAGAAGCGACCATTAGTTTCGCTAGGGTTCTGCTTATGTAAGAATCCAGAATGTAAACTAATGCATGCACAATTTAACAATATCCAAAATTACGCATTAAAGAATTGCCctcaaatattgcaaaaatatgAAGATCTGCAAAACATGTGTGCCGAAAGAATAGTTTCTTTAACAAATCTTATTGAAAAAGTTCGAAATGATCAAAAAg GTATGGAACTCTCTGGAATTAGTGCAGATGATGAATCTAGTTTAATACAATTACCTCCGCCGAAACTAATGGCTAATGATCTGCAAAGTATCCGCGACCTTGTAGAAAATATAGAGGCAATTCATAATCAGCTTGCAGCAACACTTATTGAATCGcaaaaaattattaagaatAACGCAATTGTCCAAGAGGAAACTCATCAGACTAAAGAAATGAAGGTAATAACTCTAACGAGTGGAAATGCTTCTAAAAATGCAGTGCACTCTATCGATTCAAAAGCAAAAGTACCACCGAAAACCAGAACTAAACCAAGAATCATAAGTGAAGAAAGCGTCAACATACAGCTCGATGCATTTAAAATACAGCATAGACCTCAAACGTTACTGTCTGTACCGGCAGAACGTGATTTTAGGCACTCTTCGAAAATTCACGATGAAAAGGTGATAGAAATGATATCAAAAGAAATTTTAGAACAAAGCAAAAGTTTTAGTAATAATGCAACTGAGACGAAAGAAAGTGATAAACCTATGGTAAATCGTGTAATTCAGACGTCCACAGACACTAATGATTCTAAACCTGAATCTTCTTTAAAAACACAAAGAAGTGGTATTACTACAGAAAAACGTTCCAATAAAGAG tttaaaaaaactgaAGATTTTGTTCCGTTACTCGCTGATATCCCAAAAACATCAAGACCGACAGAGAATGCTATGTTTTACAATGGGAGAAGTAAACCACCGGTGAGCTTACTTAGCGGACCGTATAG AGCTGAGATTGAATCATCAGGTCATGAATTATCAACAATAATTGAATTTGATACACCAGACACTCTAAACAAAAGTCAGAACAATGTCAAAAGTCCAtcgtcaataaaaaaaattgcagagaCACAAATAACTAAACCTGCTGGTCGAAAGGATCAATCAGAACATGATGCTCCGCTTAATACACAAGgcgaacattttgaaaaattgtgtaCTCCTTCGATTTCAAAACCATGTTCAGTGGGTTCAACACAAAAAGTGGAAGTGATTGTACCATGTTCTGACTTGTCAAAGCCGTCTGGAAGCACAGATAGCCGAAATTTAATGAAACACAAAGGCGACAAGAAAACGAATGTTACTCCAGAAACaagtaataaaaaattacagtgCGATACAGTAAATCAACCGTGTCTCTGTCAGACAGAAGAATTGCAATCGATTGCTCCTGTAATTATCAGTCCAAACAAAGAAGACAAAAACAGCAAAGACAACGTAACGTCGACAAGTTCAAATAGTTTTTCTGGATTATCTGGAGTCTCTCAAATAGCAAGTACGCCATCATCTgacatatttaaatatgcatCGTCTCcagaagaaatggaaatagcGCTTAAGAAACTTGGTTTAGGCTGGGCAATaacaacgttaaaaaaaacgcgCGAAGCAAGTGCTTTAAGTTCATCGTCGAATTCCGATGACCGAACACCAATAAATACTGGTAAAAGAATAATATCGCCAGGCAAAAAGCAATTTGATAGCAATTACGGTTTGCCAGACTTCAGTGATGTATCTTCAATTTCCATCAAGGAAGCTAGTAAAAGTACTGAGCAAGCAGTACTGCTAAAAGGGAGAACTTCTACGCCAAAACTGGAAAATTCTAAATCCATCAGTGCGAGGATAAATTCTCGTAACACGAACGTTTCTGAAAATGATCAAGAACCCAGTGATAGTTTGGTAATTCCTAATATGTCCCTATACAAAAGGGGGCAAAATATATCAAGAAACTAG
- the LOC143366111 gene encoding activating signal cointegrator 1 complex subunit 1, translated as MNILKPELLWVENRCYRLPGNSERTNTHNMSPYTEDDYQDDPMDCEDEYVNSDIEVVPHEGTKFKHTFHVAKSFFPFIIGTKNSSRKRLEAETRTVIQIPGIGQDGDIVITGHDRKGVITARRRINLLIAASRKRLTYTHFLSIPLNEGHVIMKFNMFKNDVLTNSGKTSKGVDETIFQIPSKLHLTLGVMTLLDDAEINQAIEALNYCKEHVVKPIIQKYGQIHIHIQGTEIMNDDPTEAKVLYARISNSSEGLQEIVDAIANYYADIGLIRKETDQLKLHVTLMNTSFKLRNEELNNKIRGPFDATKILKAHESTFFGEVPLKQIHLSQRHTISSNGYYQANGKISLSEDM; from the exons ATGAATATTCTCAAACCAGAGTTACTCTGGGTAGAAAACCGGTGCTATAGATTACCGGGAAATAGTGAACGGACAAACACTCACAATATGTCTCCATATACCGAAGACGATTACCAGGATGATCCAATGGATTGTGAGGACGAATATGTTAACAGCGACATAGAAGTTGTGCCACATGAAGGGACAAAATTTAAACATACATTCCATGTTGCAAA ATCATTCTTTCCATTTATTATTGGAACTAAAAATTCCTCTCGTAAAAGATTAGAAGCTGAAACTAGAACTGTTATTCAAATTCCAGGCATAGGTCAGGATGGAGACATTG TCATAACTGGACATGACCGTAAAGGAGTAATAACAGCACGGCGTAGAATAAACTTATTAATAGCAGCATCTAGGAAAAGGCTGACCTATACGCATTTCTTATCTATACCCTTAAATGAAGGGCACgtaataatgaaatttaatatgTTCAAAAATGATGTGCTTACAAACTCAGGAAAAACATCAAAAGGTGTGGATGAAACAATATTTCAAATACCAAGCAAATTGCATCTTACTCTTGGGGTAATGACGTTACTTGATGATGCAGAAATAAATCAAGCTATTGAAGCATTAAATTACTGTAAAGAACATGTTGTGAA ACCTATAATTCAAAAATATGGTCAaattcatatacatatacaagGAACTGAAATAATGAATGATGATCCTACTGAAGCAAAAGTTTTATATGCAAGGATAAGTAATTCAAGTGAAGGTTTGCAAGAAATAGTAGATGCAATTGCAAACTATTATGCTGAcatag GCTTAATACGGAAAGAAACTGACCAACTTAAATTGCATGTAACTCTTATGAACACATCATTCAAATTGCGCAATgaagaattaaataataaaattcgagGCCCTTTCGACGCAACAAAAATACTGAAA GCTCATGAAAGTACTTTCTTTGGAGAAGTACCACTAAAACAGATACATTTATCGCAGCGCCATACAATTAGTAGTAATGGATATTACCAAGCAAATGGGAAAATAAGTTTATCTGAAGATATGTAA